Part of the Leptolyngbya sp. BL0902 genome, TTTTCCAATACCTCGCAGTAGCCCACGGGCGTAATTCATCCAGCTAGGGCTACTAAGTCCAGCTAGGGCTACTAAGTAGGGTTATCTCCCCTTGGCCTTGGCCCGGTCTAGCCCCTACGCTCATAGAAACTCAGATCCTTCGTTTACCACCGCCAAGCCATGGGATTTTTTGATTCTGAAATTATTCAACAGGAAGCCATGCAACTGTTTCAGGACTATCAAAACCTGACGCAGTTGGGCAGCAATTACGGCAAGTTTGACCGCGAAGGCAAAAAGATGTTCATCGAACAAATGGAGTCGATGATGGAGCGCTACCACATCTTTATGAAGCGGTTTGAACTGTCGGAGGATTTCACCGCCAAAATGACCGTCGAGCAGCTTAAAACCCAGCTCGGCCAGTTTGGCATGACCCCCGATGCCATGTTCCAGCAAATGCAGCAAACCCTAGAACGCATGAAGGCCGAAATCGAGTCCTAGAGCGGCTAAGAACAACCCTGTGCCAGTAAATAGACTGGCAGGGCGAAATAGGGCAACTTTTGCCTGAAATTAGAGGTCAGTATCGAATAGGTCGGAACGCATCGCGCCAGATTTAGCCAGCGGTGGTAAGGTTGAAAACGTCTTGCCAATCTGGGTAAGTCTACCTGGCAGGCTCCCTCCGGCAGTTGTTTACCTCCTCCTCAGGCCATGACACAGCCCCACCCGCGCCCGCTTTCTGGGCTTCTGTTGAATCGTTTTTTGACCCTGTTTAAAATCAGCCTGGGGCTGTCCCTGTGGTGGCTGGTGGCGCTGCCCGTGCAGGCGGCGGTGGAAATGCGGGTGGCCGTGGCCGAAGGGCGGGATCAGTTGGCGGTGGGCAGCTCTACCCCGGCCCTCGTCAAAACCATAGGCGGGCAAAGCGTGGGCCAAATTCCCCAGGGCCGCGCCGTCACCGTGACCACCGAGGGCGGTGCTCTAAAACTGGCGGACTGGCGCGATCAAGCCTTTTGGGTAGAGCCCACCGGAAATGGCTACATCTATATCGATAACGCCTGGTATCGGGGGCGGGTGCTGGTGGTGCCCAATGGCAGCAGCGTCACCGCCGTGAACTGGGTGGATTTGGAAGAATACCTCTACAGCGTGCTAGGGGCCGAAATGCCCGCCAGTTGGCCCCAAGAAGCCCTCAAGGCCCAGGCGGTGGCGGCGCGTTCCTTTGCCCTCAACCGTCGAGATCGCAGCCTATCGTCGCCCTTTGATGTGGGTAACACCACCACCCACCAAGTCTACCGAGGGCTGGCCAGCGAAGCCCCCTCCACCATCGCCGCTGTGAACGCCACCCGTGGCCAGGTGATCACCCACAACGGGCGAGTGATTGAAGCGGTGTTCCATTCCTCCTCTGGGGGCCACACCGAAAATGTGGAAGACGTATGGCAACAGCCGCGCCCCTACCTCCGCAGCGTGCCCGACTTTGACCAAGAAGCCCCGGTGTTTCGCTGGTCAGAAACCTTCACCGCCAGCCAGTTTCAGCAGCGGGTAACGGGCATCGGTCGGCTTCAGTCGGTAGCCATCGAGCGGCAAACGCCCCAGGGGCGGGTGTCCTCCATTCGCCTCCAGGGCACCCAGGGTAGCCGCACCCTCACCGGAACCGAACTGCGCCAAGCCCTCGGTCTCCGCAGCGCCCTGTTTTCCGTTGCCATCCAGGGCGATACTATCCGCTTTGATGGACGCGGCTTTGGCCACGGCATCGGCATGAGCCAGTGGGGCGCACGGGGGCTGGCCCTCCAGGGCTATAGCTATGCCCAAATTTTGGCCCACTATTACCAAGGTACGGCCCTCTCCCTGATCCAAATTGCTCAGAACTAGGGGGTGCTGGGTCTCCGGTCATCGGGGGGAGGATGCCTCAGGGACAGGAGACCCTAGGGCGAGGAGACCTCGCCCCTACGGATTGGGTTTGGGTTGGCTGGGGCGGCTGCGTTGTAGGTTGTAGCGCTGGGCTTTGGACAACTTGCGGGCGCTGGCAATGTCTCCCTGACTAAACCGAGCTTCGAGATCGTCTAGGGCAAAGCTTTCCTCCGCCAGCATTTCCGAGGGAGGGCAAGCCGCCATAAAGGCTTTGGCATTGCGTAGGGAACCCATGGCCTGAGCGTAGTCGCCCTGATCGCTGTACTGAATCGCCTCTTCCCTAGCCCGTGCCGCCATCAGCAGGGCCACCTGTTCCTGCACGTCGGCCACGGGGGGGAAGTCGCCCATTTGTTCGGCCTTCACCACGGGTATCGAGAAGGCGGTACGCAACACCTGGCGTTTGGGCTGGTTGGGGTCGTCCCAGGCGAGGCGGATGTCGCACAGTTCCGTGGTGGCATCCAGGGCCGGAATTTGGAGCCGCATGACGATGTTGATCGGGCTACCCAGCACCAGGTTGGGCAGCTTGTAGCGCTTCGTATTGGTAAGGTCAAAATCGTTCAGCACGTCCTTCACCACCGCGCCATGCTTGGATTTTAGGCCCAGACTGACCCGATGGCCCACCGTGGCCGAGAGCCCATTTAGTTCGGTCTGAAAAATGTCGGGCAGTTGCCGTGGCGATTCGATGTGGTAGAAGTTGCCGTCGCCGCTGCGGGCCATAGCTTCCATCAGGTCTTCGCTGTAGTCATTGCCGACGCCGAGGGTGGTGGTGCTCACGCCCCGTTGAGAGAGGCCGTGGACATCGTTGGCGATGGTGTCGGGGTTGGTTTCGCCCACGTTGGCCAAGCCATCGGACAGCACCAGCACCCGGTTGAGGTGGTCGTTGTGGAGGTAGCTGCTTACCTGAAGGCCACCCTGCACCCAGCCCTGGTGGAGGGCCGTGCAGCTTCCGGCTTGAATTTGGCGAATTTTGGCCAGAATTGCGCCCTTATCCGTGGCCAAGGTACTGGGGACGAGGACACTCACATCGCTGTCAAACATCACCACGCTCACCCGGTCGCTGGGCAGCAGATTTTCCACCGCAAAGCAGGCCGCTTGCTTGGCATAGTCCAGCTTAGCCCCGCTCATGGAGCCAGAGCAGTCGATGGCCAGCCCCAGGTTCAAGGGGGGCCGATCCGTAGTGATTTCAACCTCCGGCGGCGTGATGCGAATCAGCACATCCAAGGTGGTTGAGCGCTGGGCGGCAACGGCCCCATGCATGGGAATAACGGTAATGGTGGGTTGAGGAGCAGCGGTAGTCATGGGGGGTCTCCTAAAATCAGGATGGGTTAGAAGAAGAATGAGGCGACCACGAACTAGATGGTGACGAACCCGACGGTGACGCACTAGACAGCGACGAACCCGACGACGAGGCTAAAACCTGGGCAATCAGTTGCAGCAGGGCATCCCGCTCCTGGGGCGTGGTGGGATAGCGAAAGTCTTCCCGAATATGGAGTTCCAAGCCCTCCAGCAATGGATGACGCACCCAGCGAGAGGCGGTTGGGGCCGCAGGAGACACGGGCGGCGGCGCAGATCGAGCCACACCCGCAACCCTTGGCCCAGACCCCAGGGAGATGGGTTCGGCAGACCGGGCTTGCACCTTCGCCAAAAACGCCAGGGCCGGATTGGCCGCTTCCACGGTTAACTGAGTGCCGCCTTGCAGCAGCACCTCCAGGTCGTGGTTGGTTTTGTTGGAAATCAGTTGCCCAATGGCACCGGAACCGTAGCCCTCGGTCAGCAGCCGCCGCAACACTAACAACTGCAACAAATGACGATAGGTATATCGCGCTTCCCGGCCTTGTTTTAGGGGTTTATCTAGCAGGCCGCTGGTGCTGTAATGGCGCACTAATCGGGCATTGACGGTCTCTTGTATCCGACTCTCCGCACCACCGTCGGGCAAGAACTGGGGTAGAAGCTGATTGGCCACTTCTACAAAATCATCCAAGGCCCACTGGGTAGCTTGGTCAGCAAATCGCTGAAGTTGGTGCATGGCTCTAATGTAATCTAGACAGCATGAGTTGTCAATAACAATTTGAGTTGTCACTTTTTGGGCCACCCATCGGTCGATGTGGAGGGAGGCTGCGTAGCGTCCCAAGTCCTCGTCTATGGGGGATGTGCCGTCTTGACCGCCATGCTACTTTCCTAAAGTACCCGTTTGGCCTCGCAACCTAACCTATCCTCGGCCCCTGCGTTAGCAAGGACAGGGCGATTAAGTCATGAAACAGTGACAAGTCAGGATGAAGCGGGTGTCGATCTGCGATCTCGATGAGGGCGCGTCTGGAGGCTTATGCCTGGGCGAATTGGGGGATTTTGGACAAATCGCAGGCCCAAGAATCGGCGTTAGGGATTGCCAACATCTCGCTTGAACTATCAAATCAGGGGTCTAGAATATAGCGTTGGTCGTTGTTTTGGCCTGTCTGTAGACCCTTTAAGTTTCGGCATTTGCGATGGCTACGCCCTTGGCCCGTGGAGGCCCGTAGTCGCCCGTCCCCGTTCTAGTTCAGCATCACCCCTATGACTTCCGATCTGCGCTTTCTCATGTGTTCGCCTCAGTTTTACGAAGTGGACTATGTCATTAACCCCTGGATGGAGGGCAACGTCCACAAGTCCTCCCTAGAACGCGCCCAGGAGCAGTGGCAGGGGCTATATCAAAAAATTTCCGAGCGGGCCAATGTTGACCTGGTTAAACCCCAACCCGGTTGGCCGGATCTGGTGTTTACTGCCAATGCGGGGTTAATTTTGGGCGATCAGGTGGTACTGAGCCGATTCCTTCACCCCGAACGCCAGGGCGAAGAGCCATTCTTTAAAGAGTGGTTCGAGTCCCAGGGCCACACCGTCCATGTGCTGCCCCCCGACCTGCCCTTTGAGGGTGCTGGCGATGCTCTATTGGATCGAGAAGGGCGCTGGTTGTGGGCGGGCTACGGCTTCCGCACCGAGCTCGATTCCCATGCCCTGGTGGCGGAATGGCTGGGGATTGAAGTCCTGTCCCTGCACCTAATGGACGAGCGGTTTTATCACCTAGATACCTGCTTCTGTCCCCTCACGGGCGGCTATTTGCTGTACTATCCTCCGGCGTTTGACTCTTACTCCAACCGTTTGATCGAAATGCGGGTGCCCGCCGAAAAGCGCATCGCCATCGACGAACCCGACGCCATCAACTTCGCCTGCAACGCCGTCAACATTGGCCAGACGGTGATCATGAACCAGGCCAGCGACGACCTGAAGGCCCAACTGGCGGCGGCGGGCTTTGAGGTGGTGGAAACGCCCCTCACCGAATTCCTGAAGGCAGGCGGCGCGGCCAAATGCCTCACCCTGCGCGTCAACGAACCCGTCCACCCCGAACCCACGGGGGAAAGCGGCATCATCTCTCGCACCGTCACCATGACCGGGCACCTGCTGGATTCTGGCCTGGTGAACCGGGCGCTGGATCTAGTCGTGGAAGGGGGCGGCAGCTTCCAGGTGCTGAAGTTTGACCTGGGCACCCAGCGCCAAAGCACCTCCACCGCCGACATCCGTGTCTCGGCTCCCAGCCAGGAGGTGATGGATGAAATCATGGCCCAGCTCATCGACCTCGGTGCCGTGGCCCCGCCAGAGGAGGAAATCGACGCCCGCTTGGTGGCCATTACCCAGGCCGGAGTCGCCCCGGACGATTTCTATAGCTCCACGATTTATCCCACCGAAGTTCGCATCTGCGGCCAGTGGGTGCGGGTGGAAAACCAGCGCATGGATGGGGTGATTGTGGTTCACTGCGTACCCCAGCCCAGTGCTGTGTGCAAACTGCTGCGCGATTTGGAAGTGGGCGATCAGGTGATCGTCGGCTACGACGGCATTCGCAGTGTCCGCAACACCGCCGACCGCAGCCGCACCGCCCACCAGCAGGAGGAATTCAGCTTCATGGGTTCCGGCGTGTCTAGCGAACGGCGGGTGGAGCTCATCGTCGAGCAAGTGGCCTGGGAACTGCGCCGCCTGCGGGATCAGGGCGGTAAGGCCGTCGTCGTGGCTGGCCCCGTCGTCATCCACACCGGGGGCGGCGAACACCTGTCTCGCCTCATCCGCGAGGGCTACATCCAGGGTCTCCTCGGCGGCAATGCCATCGCCGTCCACGATATCGAACAGGCCATGCTGGGCACCTCCCTCGGCGTGGATATGAAGCAGGGCACCTCCGTCCGGGGCGGGCACCGTCACCACCTGCGGGCCATCAACAGCATCCGCCGCTGCGGCAGTATCGCCAACGCCGTGGAGCAGGGCGTCCTCACCAAGGGCGTGTTCTACGAATGCGTCAAACATGGCGTGCCCTTCTCCCTGGCGGGTTCCATCCGCGACGACGGCCCTCTGCCCGACACTAAAATGGATCTGATCGAAGCCCAATCCGACTACGCCCGCCTGATCGAAGGCTGCGACATGATCTTGATGTTCTCCACCATGCTCCACTCCATCGGCGTGGGCAACATGACCCCCGCTGGCGTCAAAATGGTCTGCGTAGACATCAACCCTGCTGTCGTCACCAAGCTGGCCGACCGGGGTTCCCTGGAATCCACCGGGGTCGTTACCGATGTCGGCCTGTTCCTTAGCCTGCTGGTGAAGCAACTGGATCGGCTGACCCAGCCCCATGTGATGGCGTAACCCTGAGTATTCGCAACGCCGCACATCACGCCTAGCTACTAACCGCTGCCCATTCTCCTGAGTCCTGATAAGGTAGGACTTCCCGGAGGTGAGCGGCGGTTTTCCACAGAGAGCACAATTCTCTGCTAGGATGTAGCTTCGCCAGTTCATCCGGTCTGGGCTGGCAGCAGAATTTGCTAGATTCGCTCGTTTTTTAGCCATTCTTTTGACGATTGTTCACTGCTCTTAGGCTGGGCCCAGGGAATCGCTTTGGGATTAGGGGCACCACTCGGAGCCATATTTTCATGACGTTTGACTCACTCGGCCTTTCGGCTGGTCTACTTCGTGCTGTCACGGATCAGGGTTACACCGAACCCACCCCGATTCAGCAACAGGCGATTCCCGCCGTGCTGCAAGGCCAAGACTTGCTGGCCAGCGCCCAAACAGGAACGGGCAAAACCGCAAGCTTCACCCTGCCGTTGCTGCAACGGCTGACCAGCGCCCCCGGCAACGGTCGTCGCACCCCTCGCGCCCTTATCCTCACCCCTACCCGCGAACTGGCGGCTCAGGTGGGCGACAGCGTGAAGACCTACGGCAAATACCTGCCCCTGCGTACCGCCATCGTCTACGGCGGCGTGAAAATTGGCCCCCAGTTCAAGCAACTGCGCCAGGGTGTAGATATTCTGATCGCCACCCCCGGACGGCTGCTGGATCACGTCAATCAGCGCACGGTAGACCTCAGCCATGTGGAAATTCTGGTGCTGGATGAGTGCGACCGAATGCTCGATATGGGCTTCATCCACGACATCCGCAAAATCATGGGGCTGCTGCCGGAAACGCGCCAAACCCTGATGTTTTCAGCCACCTTCTCCCGGCCTATTCAACAACTGGCCAGCACCCTGTTGAACGACCCCGTGCAAATTGAAGTGGCTCCCCGCAACACCACCGCCGAACGGGTGGAGCAGGTGGTTCACCCGGTGGATCGCCACCGCAAGCGGGAGTTGCTGTCCCACATGATCGGCTTCCACAACTGGGAGCAGGTCTTGGTGTTTACCCGCACCAAGCACGGGGCCAACCGTTTGGCGGAACAACTGGCCAAGGACGGCCTTCGTACCGCCGCCATCCACGGCAACAAAACCCAGGCGGCGCGGGCCAAGGCGCTGCAAGACTTCAAAACGGGTCGGGTGCGGGTGCTGGTGGCGACGGACGTGGCCTCTCGCGGCATCGACATCGACCAACTGCCCTACGTGGTGAACTTTGAACTGCCCAACGTGGCGGAAGACTACGTTCACCGCATTGGCCGCACCGGGCGGGCGGGCAACGAAGGGCGGGCCGTTTCGCTGATCAGCGACGATGAACTGCACCTGCTCAGCAAAATTGAGCGGATGCTGAAGCAGCCCATCGACCGGGACGTCGTTCCCGGCTATGAGCCTTCCTTTGACATCAAAGCCAAGCCCGTGGAACCCGTGGAGCAGCCCCGTCGCCGTTCGGGTCGTCGTCCTAGCGGTGCCCAGTCACGGCGGTCGGCCCCGTCCACCGCTGGAGCCAGAACCCATGGCCAACGCCAAGCCGCTCCCAAAAAGCGGGTGCAAAGCGCCTAAACTGCTACTGCGGGGGGGCCGTCCGTACCTGGTCGCGCCCTCCGTTTTTGGCGGCATAGAGGGCTTCGTCGGCCTGTTTGAGGAGGCTGGCGGCTGAAGAGTCAGCGGAGGGAATGCAGCTTGCCACCCCCAGACTCATGGTGACGATGGTATCAATGGCGGAGCTGCGGTGGCTGATGTGGCGATCTCGGATGGCGCGGCGGATGGCCTCGGCTACGGTCTCCGCCCCTTTGAGATCAGTATTAGGTAGGATGACGGCAAATTCTTCGCCGCCGTAGCGGGCCACTAAATCGCCGGGACGCTTGGCTGTGTGGTTGAGGGTACGAGCTACGAGCCGCAGGCAGTTATCCCCTGCTTGGTGGCCGTAGAGGTCGTTAAAACCTTTGAAATAGTCAATATCCGCCAGAATGATGGAGAGTGGTGCTTTTTGGCGGGTCATCCGTCGCCACTCTTCCTCTAGGTGTTGCTCAAATCGACGACGATTGGCCACTTGGGTAAGACCATCTAGGTAAGCCATACGGCGTAGGCTTTGGTTGGCGAGGGTCAGCTGGCGATGGAGTTTGGCCTGCTGCACGGCAATTCCCACCTGGGTGGCCAAGCTTTGTAATAGGCGCACATCGGCGGTGCTCCACTGGCGGGGGGTGCTGCACTGATGGGCAATCAACAGCCCCCAGAGGGTTTGCTCTTGCAGCAGCGGCACCACAATTTCCGCCTGAATTTTGAAATATTCCAAAAACATGAGCTGGTCTTCGGAGAGCCCTTGCTCGTAGATGTTGGCCACAGCCATGCCCCGCCCTTGGCGATAATGGGCCAGGAACTTTTCGTCTACGCTCCAAGGATCGCGCACCGCCCAGCCCATCATGGCCGGGTAGGCGGGGGCACAGGCTTCTTGAATCACCTCGCCGCTCATATCGGGCGCACATTGTAGAATGATCACCCGATCCGCCTCGATAAACTCGCGCACGGCAA contains:
- a CDS encoding DUF1825 family protein, translating into MGFFDSEIIQQEAMQLFQDYQNLTQLGSNYGKFDREGKKMFIEQMESMMERYHIFMKRFELSEDFTAKMTVEQLKTQLGQFGMTPDAMFQQMQQTLERMKAEIES
- a CDS encoding TIGR00300 family protein translates to MTSDLRFLMCSPQFYEVDYVINPWMEGNVHKSSLERAQEQWQGLYQKISERANVDLVKPQPGWPDLVFTANAGLILGDQVVLSRFLHPERQGEEPFFKEWFESQGHTVHVLPPDLPFEGAGDALLDREGRWLWAGYGFRTELDSHALVAEWLGIEVLSLHLMDERFYHLDTCFCPLTGGYLLYYPPAFDSYSNRLIEMRVPAEKRIAIDEPDAINFACNAVNIGQTVIMNQASDDLKAQLAAAGFEVVETPLTEFLKAGGAAKCLTLRVNEPVHPEPTGESGIISRTVTMTGHLLDSGLVNRALDLVVEGGGSFQVLKFDLGTQRQSTSTADIRVSAPSQEVMDEIMAQLIDLGAVAPPEEEIDARLVAITQAGVAPDDFYSSTIYPTEVRICGQWVRVENQRMDGVIVVHCVPQPSAVCKLLRDLEVGDQVIVGYDGIRSVRNTADRSRTAHQQEEFSFMGSGVSSERRVELIVEQVAWELRRLRDQGGKAVVVAGPVVIHTGGGEHLSRLIREGYIQGLLGGNAIAVHDIEQAMLGTSLGVDMKQGTSVRGGHRHHLRAINSIRRCGSIANAVEQGVLTKGVFYECVKHGVPFSLAGSIRDDGPLPDTKMDLIEAQSDYARLIEGCDMILMFSTMLHSIGVGNMTPAGVKMVCVDINPAVVTKLADRGSLESTGVVTDVGLFLSLLVKQLDRLTQPHVMA
- a CDS encoding MerR family transcriptional regulator, encoding MGRYAASLHIDRWVAQKVTTQIVIDNSCCLDYIRAMHQLQRFADQATQWALDDFVEVANQLLPQFLPDGGAESRIQETVNARLVRHYSTSGLLDKPLKQGREARYTYRHLLQLLVLRRLLTEGYGSGAIGQLISNKTNHDLEVLLQGGTQLTVEAANPALAFLAKVQARSAEPISLGSGPRVAGVARSAPPPVSPAAPTASRWVRHPLLEGLELHIREDFRYPTTPQERDALLQLIAQVLASSSGSSLSSASPSGSSPSSSWSPHSSSNPS
- a CDS encoding vWA domain-containing protein codes for the protein MTTAAPQPTITVIPMHGAVAAQRSTTLDVLIRITPPEVEITTDRPPLNLGLAIDCSGSMSGAKLDYAKQAACFAVENLLPSDRVSVVMFDSDVSVLVPSTLATDKGAILAKIRQIQAGSCTALHQGWVQGGLQVSSYLHNDHLNRVLVLSDGLANVGETNPDTIANDVHGLSQRGVSTTTLGVGNDYSEDLMEAMARSGDGNFYHIESPRQLPDIFQTELNGLSATVGHRVSLGLKSKHGAVVKDVLNDFDLTNTKRYKLPNLVLGSPINIVMRLQIPALDATTELCDIRLAWDDPNQPKRQVLRTAFSIPVVKAEQMGDFPPVADVQEQVALLMAARAREEAIQYSDQGDYAQAMGSLRNAKAFMAACPPSEMLAEESFALDDLEARFSQGDIASARKLSKAQRYNLQRSRPSQPKPNP
- a CDS encoding SpoIID/LytB domain-containing protein, giving the protein MTLFKISLGLSLWWLVALPVQAAVEMRVAVAEGRDQLAVGSSTPALVKTIGGQSVGQIPQGRAVTVTTEGGALKLADWRDQAFWVEPTGNGYIYIDNAWYRGRVLVVPNGSSVTAVNWVDLEEYLYSVLGAEMPASWPQEALKAQAVAARSFALNRRDRSLSSPFDVGNTTTHQVYRGLASEAPSTIAAVNATRGQVITHNGRVIEAVFHSSSGGHTENVEDVWQQPRPYLRSVPDFDQEAPVFRWSETFTASQFQQRVTGIGRLQSVAIERQTPQGRVSSIRLQGTQGSRTLTGTELRQALGLRSALFSVAIQGDTIRFDGRGFGHGIGMSQWGARGLALQGYSYAQILAHYYQGTALSLIQIAQN
- a CDS encoding DEAD/DEAH box helicase; translation: MTFDSLGLSAGLLRAVTDQGYTEPTPIQQQAIPAVLQGQDLLASAQTGTGKTASFTLPLLQRLTSAPGNGRRTPRALILTPTRELAAQVGDSVKTYGKYLPLRTAIVYGGVKIGPQFKQLRQGVDILIATPGRLLDHVNQRTVDLSHVEILVLDECDRMLDMGFIHDIRKIMGLLPETRQTLMFSATFSRPIQQLASTLLNDPVQIEVAPRNTTAERVEQVVHPVDRHRKRELLSHMIGFHNWEQVLVFTRTKHGANRLAEQLAKDGLRTAAIHGNKTQAARAKALQDFKTGRVRVLVATDVASRGIDIDQLPYVVNFELPNVAEDYVHRIGRTGRAGNEGRAVSLISDDELHLLSKIERMLKQPIDRDVVPGYEPSFDIKAKPVEPVEQPRRRSGRRPSGAQSRRSAPSTAGARTHGQRQAAPKKRVQSA